The sequence GTCTTCGATCCCGGCGTCATCGCCGGCGTGATCGACGCGGACCACAACGTCATCGCCGTGGACCGCAAGAAGTGCGGGGATGAGGAAGTGAAGTACCGGACAAACGGCTCCGGCACTATCATCGCCATTTCCAAGACCATTGAGAACGGCGAGGGCGAAGCTGTGGGCGTGAACAAGGTGCTTGCCGCGCACGTGCCGGCGCTGGTGCGCTCTCTGGAACTCTGCGAGGACCAGGACTACTTCGAACGCGGCCTGGAATACATGATCCGGGACAAAGTGGCGTTCAGACCGCTGGACATCAGCGAACACCGCTGCATCGAAGTGGATTTTCCCGAGGACTGGCAGGAAGCGCAGCAGATGTTCGCGGGGTAGGCGCTTTCCCGCCGAACGCAGCTCCGCCGTCAGGCCGGCGCCGCAGACGGCTTCACTCCATGGCTGGCCGGCGCATAATCATTCCGCTGGCGGCCAGGACACTACCATGCCGGCATGCAGAGCCATTCCACAATGGTCTCCGCGGCGTGACCGTCGCCGTATGGCCGGGCGGACCAGTCGGGCTCATGCGATAGAAAGTGCTCCACGCAAGCCGCCACGTCCGCTGTCCTGGTCCCGGCTATGCGGTTTACGCCCAGGTCCACCAGTTCTGTCCACTCCGTTTCCGAACGCAGAGTGACGCACGGCCGCTGCTGGAAAAACGCTTCCTTCTGCAGGCCGCCGCTGTCCGTGAGCACCAGCCTGCACCCCTGCAGCAGGTGGAGCATCTCCAGATACCCAACGCTGGGCGCGGCGAGCACGTCGTCCGAGAAAGCCAATCCTGCCTGCTCCATCCTGGCCCGCGTGCGCGGATGCAGCGGCAGAACCACGGGCAGCCGTCCGGCCACGTCATTCAGGCTGCGGACCAGCTCGGCCAGGCGCCCCGGATCGTCGGTGTTCTCTGCGCGGTGCACGGTGGCCAGGGCGTACTCCTCCGGCACGGGGAACCCGGGCGGCCGGTTCCTGGCCTGATAATACAGGAACGCATCGTACATCACGTCCCCGCTGTAAACGACCCGCCGTCTGCCTGGCTCGTCTGCGACGCCCTCGGCGGCGAGGTTGTCCATGGCCGCCGCGGTCGGGCAGAACAGTATGGTTGATGCGTGGTCCGTCAGAACTCTGTTGATCTCCTCGGGCATGCTGCGGTTGTAGCTGCGCAGCCCAGCCTCCACGTGGGCAGCCGGGATGCCGAGCTTTGCCGCGGCCAGAGCGCCGGCCAGGGTGGAGTTCGTATCGCCGTACACGAGCACGCGATCGGGCCGCTGGTCCAGCAGGTAATTCTCGATTCCTTCGAGCATGCGGCCGGTCATGCCGCCGTGGGAAAGGCCGTGCACCCCGAGGTCGCACACCGGCTGGGGGATATCCATTTCCTCGAAGAAGATGCTCGACATCCCGTGGTCGTAGTGCTGGCCGGTGTGGATGATGGATTCCTGCACCGCCACGCCGTTTTCCGCAGCGCGTTGCATTGCGCGCGAGACCACGGCGGCTTTCACGAACTGCGGCCGCGCTCCGACGATGGTGACGATATTCATTTTGTTTCCAGCTGGTTCCGTTTTTTTTCGAGTGGATACTACCGAAGCTCCGCCATGGCAAGACAGGCTGTTCGGCGCGACTGGCTATCGGCACAGCGAAATGTCTTCGTGCAGGTCAGGTCAGTGCGACAGGGCCGACCTTCCAAGCGCATCATGCACTCACCCGCGTTGTAGGATTCGCCATCTCCGCAGGCAACTCGGCATGCCCCTTGCATAAACCTTGACCATTCATCGCTCAGGCCATGCGACGTCTTCTTCCACGGCCGGAGCGCGCCCGTACGAATTCACTCGAATGGAGTCGACCATGAGCGCCACATCACGCATCGCCATCATCGGTTCAGGCTATTGGGGCAAGAACCTTATCCGCAACTTCCACCAGCTCGGCGCGCTCGGGCTCATTGTGGACACCAACCAGCAGACCCTGGCCGAGTTCCGCAAGCAGTACCCGGACGTGCGCACCAGCACCAGGCTGGAAGACGCCCTGAACGACCCGTCCATCGAGGGCGTGGTGGTGGCCACGCCGGCCGAGACCCACTACGACATCGCACGCCGTGCTTTGCTCGCCGGCAAGCACGCATACGTGGAAAAGCCCCTCGTGCTGGAGGAACGCCACGGTGAAGAACTCATCGCCATCGCCGACGAACGCGAGCTTATCCTGATGGTCGGGCACCTGCTCCACTACCACCCGGCGTTCATCAAGCTGAAGGAGCTCGTCGCCTCCGGCGACTTCGGCCGTATCAACTATATATACTCCAACCGGCTCAACCTCGGCAAAATCCGCCGGGAAGAAAATGCCCTCTGGTCCTTCGCGCCGCACGACATCTCCATGATCCTGGCTCTGGCGGGCGAGTTCCCAGCGTCGGTCCAGGCCAGCGGCGGCTACTATCTGCACAGCAGCATCGCCGACGTGACCATGACCAACCTGGACTTCCCCTCCGGGCTCAAGGCGCACGTCTTCGTCTCCTGGCTGCACCCCTTCAAGGAGCAGAAACTCATCGTGGTGGGCGACCGCAAGATGGCCGTCTTCAACGACACACTGCCCTGGGAGGAAAAACTCGTCACCTACCCCCACCAGATCAACTGGACCAACGGTGTGCCCACCCCCCAGAAGGCGGACGGCACACCGGTCCCCGTGGAGCCGGACGAACCGCTCAAGCGCGAGTGCATGCATTTTCTGGAATGCATCGGCCACGGCTGCGTCTCCATGACCGACGGCCGCGAGGGCCTGAACGTGCTGCGCGTGCTCGTGGGCGCGCAACGCTCGCTGGAAAAAGCCGGCGCTCCGGTCTCCCTGACCAATGCCGAGACGCCGGCCACCGCTCCGTTCGTGCATGAAACAGCGGTGATCGACCCTGGCGTCGAAATAGCAGACGGCGTGAAGATCTGGCATTTTTCCCATATCCTCAAAAACACCACCATCGGCCAGAACACGAACATCGGCCAGAACGTGATGGTCGGCCCGGATGTGGATGTGGGCTCCGGCTGCAAAATCCAGAACAACGTCTCGGTGTACAAGGGCGTAACCCTGGAGGACAACGTGTTCTGCGGCCCCTCCATGGTCTTCACCAACGTGCACACCCCGCGGGCCCATGTGAACCGCATGGACCAGGTGCGGCCCACCCTGGTGCGCACGGGCGCAACCCTTGGCGCAAACTCCACCATCGTCTGCGGCCACACCATCGGCGCGTACGCGTTCATTGGCGCCGGCGCCGTGGTCACGCGGGACGTGCCGGACCACGCACTCATGGTGGGCAACCCGGCGCGGCGCATCGGCTGGATGTGCGCCTGCGGAGAGCGCCTTACCAACGATCTCCTCTGCCCTGCATGCAGCGCGACCTACACGAAGAGAGGCAACAGCCTCGTCGAGGTCGCCCCCGTGGAACCTGTTGAACGAATCCCCAAATTCTAGAGGACAGCGCACATGCTCCCCTTCATCGACCTCAAAGCACAGCAGGACCGCATCCGCCAGGAAGTGGAACAGCGCATTCTGGCTGTGCTCGATCATGGCAAGTACATCATGGGCCCGGAAGTGGCCGAGCTGGAACGCAGGCTTGCCGAGTTTACCGGCGTCAAACACGCCATAGGCTGCTCCAGCGGCACGGACGCTCTGCTGCTCTCGCTCATGGCGCACGGCGTAGGCCCGGGCGACGCCGTGTTCACCACCCCGTTCACCTTTATCGCCACGGCCGAGGTGGTCTCGCTTCTGGGAGCGACGCCCGTGTTCGTGGACATCGATCCCGACACGTACAACATCGATCCGGCCAGTCTGCAGCAAACAGTGGACACCCTGGGATCGCACGATCGTTTCAAAAATTTGACAGCACGCGGCATCATCGGCGTGGACCTATTCGGCCTGCCGGCTGATTACGAAAGCCTCGGCGCAATCGCCGAGGACTACGGCCTGTTCGTGCTGGAGGACGCCGCTCAGTCTTTTGGCGCGTCCACCAACGGCCGCCGCGCCGGCAACCTGGCGCATTCCGCCGCCACCAGCTTCTTCCCGGCCAAACCCTTGGGCGGATACGGCGACGGCGGCGCCGTGTTCACCAGCGACGACGAGTTCGCGGACGCGATGCGCTCCATCCGCATTCACGGCAAGGGTGCGGACAAATACGACAACGTGCGCGTGGGATTGAACGCCAGGCTGGACACGTTGCAGGCTGCCATTCTACTGCCCAAGCTGGACATCTTCGAGGAAGAGATCGAGCTGCGCGGCCACGTGGCCGGACGCTACAACGAGCTGCTCGGCGCCGTGGACGGCGTTGCCGTGCCGGAGATTCCGAAGGGCAACATCAGCGCCTGGGCGCAGTACACCATCCGCGTCCCCGAACGTGACCACGTGCAGGCCGCACTCAAGGACGCCGGCGTGCCCACGGCCATCTACTATCCCAAACCGTTGCACCTGCAGACGGCGTACGCGAGCCTGGGATACGTGGAAGGCGACTTCCCGGTGAGCGAGCAGGCCGCCCGCGAGGTTCTCAGCCTGCCCATGCACCCGTATCTTTCGGAAAAGGATCAGGACACGATCGCCCATGCGGTGAAGGCGGCGCTCTCCTAGGCCGGCCCGGGAACAATCCGAAACCTGCGAGGCTTCCCCCGGCATGCGGTGCATATGGCGCCCGGCCGGCGGAAGCCTTTTCATATGGTCTTGGCTCAGAATCTCCCAAGGAAACGCAGGATGAAACAACCCGCCGCCGTCGGCTGCACATTGCATCCCACGTCGGCCTCGGCGTCAGCCGGAGGGACAGGCCGCCGCGGTCGCTTTCTCTGAAGCCGGCGGGGCATCGGCCTGGGCAATGGCCTGCATGAGCTGTCCGGCGGCGGCGAGGATTTCCTCCCCGGGCTTGAGGGAGACCGCCTTCCTGACCTGTTCGAGCGCATCCGGCGGGGACTTCAGGTAGAGAAACCGTTCCGCCAGGAGCAGACGGGCCACGGCCTCCGCTTCATTGTCCGGAATCCGACCCCATCCCGCCTGCGGCACCATCTTTTCCAGCGGCTGTTGTTCCAGCAGGCGCTTGACCACCTTTGCGCCAAGGTTCGATTTGGGCCCGGGGTATCTGAGCTGCGCGTCGAGAATGCGCCATATGGCGGTGTTCCTGCCCACGTGCATGAACGCGGCCCGGCCGGCGATGCGGGCGAACCACTCGTAGTCCTGCGCCCTGGGGAAGTCCGGATCGTAGCCGCCGAAGCGATCGTACATGCTCTTTTTGATCAGGGACCCGCCGTCAGGAACACTGTTGCGAAACACCATGGCGGCAAGGAGCTCCTGATTGCGGCCTCGCCAGTCCTCGTACTCCAGTTCCCGTACCGGCCGCATGCGCTTGTCGGCCATGACAAGATTGCCGTACAGCACGTCCACGTCCGGGTGCGCGGCCGCGGTCTCGGCGTAGTGCTCCAGAATGCCGGGAGCGTACATGTCGTCCGCCCCCATCCAGGAGATGTACTCGCCTCGCGCCTCGGCAATGCACCGGTTGCGCGCCGCCGGCCTGCCGGAATGCTCTGTCCTGACGTAGCGAAGGTTTGGCAGCCGGAGCCTGCGGAGCACGCCTTCAGTGTCGTCCGTAGAGCCGTCGTCCACAACCACTATCTCGAAATCGCGCCTGCCGGACGAGAACGCGCTTTTGATGGCCTGCGGCAGATTTCCGGCGCTGTTGTGCGTGAATATGCAAACGGAAATGAACGGCTTCTGCCGGGACTCTCTCCGATCCATGCCTTCGCTCCTGTCTGTGTAAGTATCTTCGATGTCCGGGTTAACGAAGCAATAACCATGCCTCCGGCGCATCTCGCCAGTCGGATCTGCCCACCAAACGGCACCACAACTCTTGGTGGGGCATGCAACTTGCAAATCCGTAAACAGCAATGCTCGAAGTGCCTGCCCGCTCTGCATGGCGCACAAACACGCGCGGACGTCAGCTCCGAGTGCATCGAGCATCCGCCACCATGATTCGGCCATCCGTATCGCATGCAATAGCCCGGCAAACCAAAATGCGCATATGAGCCAATATTTCCACGGAATCGAGTCCATGCCACACGCTAGTGTCATCTACTTCATCCCACGGGGAACCCGGTTGAACCCCAGACGTCTGGCCGCACTTCTCGGCGAAATCTCCAGACATGCGGAAAATCCGGACGTCGAGTTGCTTGTTGCCAACCAGAACGTCATGGATGCCCGGATCATCGACTACATGAACGAATTGGCCGCCGAACACCCCGGCCTGCATGTTCCGGTAACGCAGCCCGGCCTGGAGGGCGGCGCGGTGCTGGCCATGGCCGTGGACGCAGCCCGCTCGGAACGGATCATCTTCATCGACGGTCGCGCGTATCTCAAGCCCGGCGCCGTGCAGCTGCTCCTGCAGGAAGCAGCTCGATCCCCCGGGGATGCCGTGGGGTATGCTCTCCCAGGCCAGGGAATGCGCGACCATGCAGCGGACCACAGCGGTTCGGGCGCGCTCGATCGCCTGTTCAGACTCATGCGCCGCCCTGCGCACCCTGTCTGCGCCGTATGGGGCAAAGAGCTGCACGCACACCTCGGCGGGTTCGATACGACTTTGCAGTTTCATGCCATGTCAGATTTCCTGCTGCGCGCCGCCATGAGGTCGCGATTGCACCGTCTGGGCCAGGCGCTGGAGAAGGCGACGACTTTGACAGATGCCTCCATTCGTGCAGCCGGCCAGGACAGCACGGTTGTCCTCCAGCAGCTGTTGGACGAGGAAAGCCGAATCGTGAACCGGGCCATGCGAGACTTCATCGCCGGCAAGGCCGGCGGTCCCGATTTTTCGACGCCCGTGCTGGCACGCGAATTCACCACGCGGGCCGGATCGACAGCGGCCATGATCCGAGCCTTGCAAAAAGGCCAGGAGTGCGGCGCCGAAGATCTGGCGCACGCGTTCTTCGTCCACGGCCTGCTTGGCATGCGCCTGGGCCAGATCGACAATTCCCGCGACATCCTGGAGACAGCGCACCTCATCATCCGCGAGCAGCCGGACCTGACCCGGCTGTACAAGCTGCTGCTTCTGGAGCACCGCATTGAATCCGCGCCTTCGCCCGAAGATGTGGCGCGTGTGGAGGGCGGCCGGTCCGGCCCGAAGGTCACCGTGGCCACGCCGCTCTTCAACCAGGGCCGGTACCTCGATGAAGCCGTCCGGTCCGTTGTCGCCCAGACCTACCCCGACTGGGAGATGGTCATCGTGAACGACGGCTCCACGGACGATTCGTACGAGCAGGCCAGGGCCATCCTCGCCGCTATCGACGATCCGCGCATAAAGCTGGTGAGCCAGGAGAACAGCGGTCTGGGCGCCACGCGCAACCGGGCCATCCGGGAGAGCGACGGTTCGTACGTCGTCTGCCTGGACGCCGACGACATGATCGCGCCAGATTACTTCGCCATTGCCCTGGACATGCTGCACAAGGCCCCGCGCGCCGGATGGGTCAACGTCAAGACGCTCGTCTTCGGCGGGTCCCACCACGTGGCCTGGGACGAAGACTTCGACTTCGCCCGCTGCATCGTCGCGAGCGCTTCGGCCTGCACATCCATGATCAGGCGCGAAGCCCTGGAGGAAGTAGGTCTGTTCCGCGAGGACCTTACCGCCAGGGAAGACTGGGAGGTCTGGCTATCCCTGCTGGACCACGGCTGGACGTACGTCACCACCAGGCATCCGCTCTTTTTCTACCGCCACGCCGTCAAACGACCGGGCATGATGCCCATGTCCAATGTGCCGAGCAAAGAGGAAGTCATATCGCTGCATCCATGGTGGTTCCGCATAGACCTGGACGAGGACACGAGGCTCAAGGCGTTTCTGGAGTACACCACGGTCCGTTTTTCTCCGTGGTTTCTCAACGTGGCCAACATCGAGCGCGTCCTTCCTGTGCTGCACGACCGCGAGGCATTCCTCCGGGAAATGGCCTGCATCAAATCCGAGTACCCGCCCGTCACCAGGCCCAAACGCTGGCAGAACGCGCCGGACGACTGCTACATCACGACGCGCAAGAAAAAGTACGGAATCATCTGAACATGCGAATGACTACGGCAAGAACTCCACCTAGTGGACATGCAGCCGTATCTGTGCATGGCATCGTGATCCACCTGCACTCCATCCAACCGCTCAGGTAGCGCCATGATTCAAGTCGCCTTTTGCAACGATTGCGATCGCCTGGTCTGGGACGATTTCCTGCGCATACATTCCCTGCTGGACGAGTTGCAGCTTCCGGCCGGCGAGTCGTTCTGGCTGTTCGATCCCCTCGACATCTCGGACATGTCGCTCTTCCGAAACGACACAAAGCACAAGGCCAAAAACCATGACCGCCTGATCGAGCAGCTCCAGGCAGGTCGGGTGGACGTGCTCCACGGCGTCGGCCTGTTCGGCAAAACCGGCGACGACTACGTCTACCCCAACCGGGACGAAATCCGCCGCGCGTTCGACTACCTGGCCGGGCACGGGGTGCAGATCCGCGTTTACGTGTGCCACGGAAACGACAAGCACAAGCACAACATCCCGGCGCGGCCGGACACCAGGCGATACCAGAGCGGCGACCTCCCCTACTCCGGCTTCTACATCCTGGACATCGCAAAAGAATACGGCATCGAGTACTTCTGGATTTCCGAACTGCAAAAGGATCTGCGCACGCCTTTCCGGGTGCTGCATCCGGCGTCCATGCCCTCGGGGGAGACGATCCAGGCTTTCCGCCGGTTCGGCGCTTGGGGAACAGGAGCCCACAATATTCCGGACATGCTCAATGCGGAGGTGCTGGGCAAAGCCATTGCCATGGAACAGAACCTCGTTCTCTTCACCCACTGGGGCATGAAAGGAGTGCATTCGCCCATGCCGGAGCAGCCGCTGCTGCACCGC comes from Oceanidesulfovibrio indonesiensis and encodes:
- a CDS encoding NTP transferase domain-containing protein; this translates as MRAVILAAGVGSRLGRPFPKALSILPTGETIMGRQIRLFREAGIREVVVVVGFKKTLIMEQHPNAYYRYNPVYYITNTSKSLLCAIEDLDDDVLWVNGDVVFDPGVIAGVIDADHNVIAVDRKKCGDEEVKYRTNGSGTIIAISKTIENGEGEAVGVNKVLAAHVPALVRSLELCEDQDYFERGLEYMIRDKVAFRPLDISEHRCIEVDFPEDWQEAQQMFAG
- the wecB gene encoding non-hydrolyzing UDP-N-acetylglucosamine 2-epimerase, which encodes MNIVTIVGARPQFVKAAVVSRAMQRAAENGVAVQESIIHTGQHYDHGMSSIFFEEMDIPQPVCDLGVHGLSHGGMTGRMLEGIENYLLDQRPDRVLVYGDTNSTLAGALAAAKLGIPAAHVEAGLRSYNRSMPEEINRVLTDHASTILFCPTAAAMDNLAAEGVADEPGRRRVVYSGDVMYDAFLYYQARNRPPGFPVPEEYALATVHRAENTDDPGRLAELVRSLNDVAGRLPVVLPLHPRTRARMEQAGLAFSDDVLAAPSVGYLEMLHLLQGCRLVLTDSGGLQKEAFFQQRPCVTLRSETEWTELVDLGVNRIAGTRTADVAACVEHFLSHEPDWSARPYGDGHAAETIVEWLCMPAW
- a CDS encoding Gfo/Idh/MocA family oxidoreductase; translation: MSATSRIAIIGSGYWGKNLIRNFHQLGALGLIVDTNQQTLAEFRKQYPDVRTSTRLEDALNDPSIEGVVVATPAETHYDIARRALLAGKHAYVEKPLVLEERHGEELIAIADERELILMVGHLLHYHPAFIKLKELVASGDFGRINYIYSNRLNLGKIRREENALWSFAPHDISMILALAGEFPASVQASGGYYLHSSIADVTMTNLDFPSGLKAHVFVSWLHPFKEQKLIVVGDRKMAVFNDTLPWEEKLVTYPHQINWTNGVPTPQKADGTPVPVEPDEPLKRECMHFLECIGHGCVSMTDGREGLNVLRVLVGAQRSLEKAGAPVSLTNAETPATAPFVHETAVIDPGVEIADGVKIWHFSHILKNTTIGQNTNIGQNVMVGPDVDVGSGCKIQNNVSVYKGVTLEDNVFCGPSMVFTNVHTPRAHVNRMDQVRPTLVRTGATLGANSTIVCGHTIGAYAFIGAGAVVTRDVPDHALMVGNPARRIGWMCACGERLTNDLLCPACSATYTKRGNSLVEVAPVEPVERIPKF
- a CDS encoding DegT/DnrJ/EryC1/StrS family aminotransferase; the encoded protein is MLPFIDLKAQQDRIRQEVEQRILAVLDHGKYIMGPEVAELERRLAEFTGVKHAIGCSSGTDALLLSLMAHGVGPGDAVFTTPFTFIATAEVVSLLGATPVFVDIDPDTYNIDPASLQQTVDTLGSHDRFKNLTARGIIGVDLFGLPADYESLGAIAEDYGLFVLEDAAQSFGASTNGRRAGNLAHSAATSFFPAKPLGGYGDGGAVFTSDDEFADAMRSIRIHGKGADKYDNVRVGLNARLDTLQAAILLPKLDIFEEEIELRGHVAGRYNELLGAVDGVAVPEIPKGNISAWAQYTIRVPERDHVQAALKDAGVPTAIYYPKPLHLQTAYASLGYVEGDFPVSEQAAREVLSLPMHPYLSEKDQDTIAHAVKAALS
- a CDS encoding glycosyltransferase is translated as MDRRESRQKPFISVCIFTHNSAGNLPQAIKSAFSSGRRDFEIVVVDDGSTDDTEGVLRRLRLPNLRYVRTEHSGRPAARNRCIAEARGEYISWMGADDMYAPGILEHYAETAAAHPDVDVLYGNLVMADKRMRPVRELEYEDWRGRNQELLAAMVFRNSVPDGGSLIKKSMYDRFGGYDPDFPRAQDYEWFARIAGRAAFMHVGRNTAIWRILDAQLRYPGPKSNLGAKVVKRLLEQQPLEKMVPQAGWGRIPDNEAEAVARLLLAERFLYLKSPPDALEQVRKAVSLKPGEEILAAAGQLMQAIAQADAPPASEKATAAACPSG
- a CDS encoding glycosyltransferase family 2 protein, coding for MPHASVIYFIPRGTRLNPRRLAALLGEISRHAENPDVELLVANQNVMDARIIDYMNELAAEHPGLHVPVTQPGLEGGAVLAMAVDAARSERIIFIDGRAYLKPGAVQLLLQEAARSPGDAVGYALPGQGMRDHAADHSGSGALDRLFRLMRRPAHPVCAVWGKELHAHLGGFDTTLQFHAMSDFLLRAAMRSRLHRLGQALEKATTLTDASIRAAGQDSTVVLQQLLDEESRIVNRAMRDFIAGKAGGPDFSTPVLAREFTTRAGSTAAMIRALQKGQECGAEDLAHAFFVHGLLGMRLGQIDNSRDILETAHLIIREQPDLTRLYKLLLLEHRIESAPSPEDVARVEGGRSGPKVTVATPLFNQGRYLDEAVRSVVAQTYPDWEMVIVNDGSTDDSYEQARAILAAIDDPRIKLVSQENSGLGATRNRAIRESDGSYVVCLDADDMIAPDYFAIALDMLHKAPRAGWVNVKTLVFGGSHHVAWDEDFDFARCIVASASACTSMIRREALEEVGLFREDLTAREDWEVWLSLLDHGWTYVTTRHPLFFYRHAVKRPGMMPMSNVPSKEEVISLHPWWFRIDLDEDTRLKAFLEYTTVRFSPWFLNVANIERVLPVLHDREAFLREMACIKSEYPPVTRPKRWQNAPDDCYITTRKKKYGII
- a CDS encoding class I SAM-dependent methyltransferase translates to MIQVAFCNDCDRLVWDDFLRIHSLLDELQLPAGESFWLFDPLDISDMSLFRNDTKHKAKNHDRLIEQLQAGRVDVLHGVGLFGKTGDDYVYPNRDEIRRAFDYLAGHGVQIRVYVCHGNDKHKHNIPARPDTRRYQSGDLPYSGFYILDIAKEYGIEYFWISELQKDLRTPFRVLHPASMPSGETIQAFRRFGAWGTGAHNIPDMLNAEVLGKAIAMEQNLVLFTHWGMKGVHSPMPEQPLLHRSVISAFTMLSRLQAQGKVRVVPLTELLDNERARTLPQETDRIAGLLPKQPGQAPGRPAAEYSRLVRDFGVSGDLAVDATGDEFLAVFLAGSFGKVLCVYEREEALARAHYLSEALALPGMMFHKSAPAQPPLADNTVDALFLRASSLESDGRVLQQAYRILKPGMPLCLFLDTDKYTPTRIQDACMRIGFKTCEWAEASSEQAAGAGRSTCHMPRLYACK